The Bradyrhizobium sp. LLZ17 genomic sequence TGGCCGCGAATCTCGAATCTCTGCGGTCGGTCGTGGTCCGGACGGTGCGGGACTCCACGGCTGCCGCTTAGCCGGCGAAGCGCCTGCCGCTGGCGCTTGCTTGCGTGATCGTGCAGAATACGCGCGGGAATCGGGGCGCCCTGCATGACACCTCCACAACTGCCTGCGGTCACTGAGCCAGCAGCCCTGACGGCTGCGCTGCGCAAAGCCGGTGTGCTGGATCGCGGCGCGGTCCGCGAGGTGAAGGTGCTGCATGAGCGCGACACGGTCCTGTCGCACATCACCCGGCTCGGGCTACGCTATGTCGGGGAGTCCGCCGGCGCGCCGCAATCTCTGATCCTCAAGACGCCGCATGCGGCCTTCGCTAAGCCGCTGGCGAACGCCGGCCGACACGAGGTGGCCTACTACACCCAGGTTGCACCCAAAATGCCGGCGCAGTTGGTGCCGCGCTGCTTCGACGGGAATTTCGACGAGGAGAGCCTCGCCTGGCATCTGCTGCTCGAGGACCTTACCGACAGCCATGAGATCATACCCCAATCGCCGCTGCCGCCATCGCGCGAACAGATGATGGCGATTGTCACTGCGCTCGCCCGCTGGCACGCGGCGTGGTGGGATCATGCCAGCCTCGGCGAGACCGTCGGCACCTGGGAGAGCACCGAAGACAGCGCAAGGCAAATGGAGACCTTCGCCGGCCACTATGACCGCTTCGCCGATCAGCTTGGCGATCGCCTCAGCGAGGAGCGGCGTATCCTCTACCGCCGCCTCGTCGAGCAGTCGGCCCGACTGTCCCAGCGTTATCATTCGCGCCGCCGCGTCAGCATCGCCCATGGCGACGCTCACACCTGGAATTTCATGCTGCCTCGTGCCGGTGTCGTCGACACCGTGCGCATCTTCGATTTCGATCTGTGGGGCATCGATGTGCCCACCAACGACCTCGCCTACATGATGGCGATGCAATGGTATCCGGAACGCCGGCAGGCTCTCGAGCGCCTTCTGCTCAACCACTACCATCAGACGCTGATCGCGAACGGTGTCAGCGGCTACACGCGCGGCGCACTCGATCAGGATTATCGCTGGTCCGTGCTCTGGCACATCACCAAGCCGATCTGGCAATGGAGCATCAACATCCCACCGGTGATCTGGTGGAACAATCTGGAGCGGGTGATGATGGCGGTCGAGGATCTCGGCTGCGAGGAGATTTTGGGGTGATGGTTCTAGAAATTCAGTGTCGTCCCGGCGAAGGCCGGGACCCATAGCCACAGGGAGTGGTTTGGCGAAGACTCGTAGTGATCTCCGTTCGGACCGACACCGCGGGGGACCGATAGACCTCGCGGTATGGGTCCCGGCCTTCGCCGGGACGACGAAAGCGTCTACTCCATCACCGCATGTTCCGGCGCCGCCGACTGCTTGCGCAGCATGGCCTTGCTCGAGCCGATCATCAGCGCCAGCGGGATGGTGCAGAGGATGAAGAACATCACCAGCTGATAGTCGCGTGCGAACGCGATGATTTGTGCCTGGAGGCCAACGAGCCGGTCGGCCATGGCGCGGCCGGCGTCGGTGGATAGATTGATCATGCCGCTCACATCCGGCATCTGCAGCGCGTGATTGAACGGGTTGATGTGCTCGGACAGGATGGCGTAGGTCCTGCGCGTGCCCTGGGTGAGCTGGGCGATGACGATGGAGATGCCGACCGAGCTCGCGACGTTGCGCAACAGCGTCAGCATCGAGGTGCCGTCGGTGCGCAAATGGTTCGGCAACGTCATGAACGCCACGGTCGAGAGCGGCACGAAGACCAGGCCGAAGCCAAAGCCCTGGATGACGCTGACGACCACGATTTCGGGCACCTGGGTCTGGTCGGTCCAGCCGGTCATCCGGAACAGCGACGCCGCCGTCAGCGTCAGGCCGCAGATGATCAGCGTGCGCGCCTCGATGTAGCGCATGATGCGGCCGACCATCATCATGGCGAAGAAAGTCCCGAAGCCGCGACTGGCGAGCAGCCCGCCCGCGGTCATGATGGGATAGCCGATGACGTTCTGAAGGTAGGGCGAGGCCAGCGCCATGGTGGAGTACAGCACGAGCCCCATCACCGTCATGAAGATGCAGCCGGTGACAAAATTGCGATCCCGGAACAGCGCGAACTGGATGAACGGCCGTG encodes the following:
- a CDS encoding MDR family MFS transporter, whose amino-acid sequence is MSGPNASLMVPGLRRNMVTICAMTATIMQALDTTIANVALPYMQGTLSASQDQINWVLTSYIVAAAIMTAPVGWISNRFGRKRIFIICAGGFTLTSVLCGLAQDINQMVLFRLLQGVFGAALVPLSQSVMLDYYTLQERAKAMSIWGMGVMMGPIMGPSLGAWLTETYSWHWVFFVNLPFGAITVLGLSIFMDETKQDTSLKFDWFGFGALAIGIGALQLALDRGEQLDWFESAEILTEFAVAAVAFYYFFAHSFTTSRPFIQFALFRDRNFVTGCIFMTVMGLVLYSTMALASPYLQNVIGYPIMTAGGLLASRGFGTFFAMMMVGRIMRYIEARTLIICGLTLTAASLFRMTGWTDQTQVPEIVVVSVIQGFGFGLVFVPLSTVAFMTLPNHLRTDGTSMLTLLRNVASSVGISIVIAQLTQGTRRTYAILSEHINPFNHALQMPDVSGMINLSTDAGRAMADRLVGLQAQIIAFARDYQLVMFFILCTIPLALMIGSSKAMLRKQSAAPEHAVME
- a CDS encoding phosphotransferase — protein: MTPPQLPAVTEPAALTAALRKAGVLDRGAVREVKVLHERDTVLSHITRLGLRYVGESAGAPQSLILKTPHAAFAKPLANAGRHEVAYYTQVAPKMPAQLVPRCFDGNFDEESLAWHLLLEDLTDSHEIIPQSPLPPSREQMMAIVTALARWHAAWWDHASLGETVGTWESTEDSARQMETFAGHYDRFADQLGDRLSEERRILYRRLVEQSARLSQRYHSRRRVSIAHGDAHTWNFMLPRAGVVDTVRIFDFDLWGIDVPTNDLAYMMAMQWYPERRQALERLLLNHYHQTLIANGVSGYTRGALDQDYRWSVLWHITKPIWQWSINIPPVIWWNNLERVMMAVEDLGCEEILG